The sequence GGTCGATATGGGGCTGCAGGGCAATAGTAAAGGGGCTGCCACCTTCTTCTGCCGGGGTGCGGCTGTCACTGCCGAGCGTGGGGTGCAGCACGCTGGCCACAGCGGGGTGCTCACGCAGGCGGCGGCTGAGTACCCCCACCGAGCGACGCTGGGCAGAGAGGCGTTGCGGCAATGTGCGCATGCCCCGCAGCAGTAGCCAGGCTTCCCACGGTGACAGTTTGGCCCCCAGGTAGGGGTAGGTCAGGTCGTTGATGGCATCAATCCGGGCCTGACTGCCGACCACAATGCCAGCGACGGTATCGCTGTGGCCGGAGAGGTATTTGGAGGCCGAGTGCACCACCAGATCAATCCCGGCTTTCAGCGGTTGCTGATAGAGGGGCGTGGCCCAGCTGTTGTCACACAAGGTGACTACCCCGCGCTGGCGGGCGGCGGTGGCCAGCCGGTGCAGGTCCTGCGTGCGCATGGTCCAGCTGGTGGGGCTTTCCAGGTACAGTACGGCAGCCCCTTCCAGCCGCGCGATCACAGCATCGGTATCGCTGCCATCCACATACTCTACCGTCACATTGAGGCGGCTGAGCAGCTTTTGCATGAAGCGGTAAGCGTCGGGGTAGACATCGCGTACGCAGACCATGCGGTCGCCTGACTTGACCAGCGAGAGGATGGCAGCACTGATGGCCCCCATGCCGCTGGAGAAGGCGCGTGCTGCTTCGCCGCCTTCCAGCTCTGCCACTTTCTGTTCAAACAGCTGTACCGTCGGGTTGTCACCCCGGCTGTAGATGGGCTGGCTGCCATGACCGGCAAAGCGCTGCTCCATGTCCTCCACCGTGGCGAAGGTGAACAGCGAGGATTGAACAATGGGCGGCGTGACGGACATCCAGGGGTTCGGTTCGTCATGGGCCAGCAGGGTCATCGGGTGCAGGGTCACGGTGCAAGTACTCCGGTGGCTGGAGAGGAAGGTGCCGTCAACAGGCAAATCCGCCCTCTCGCGGCAGGTTGTCATTGGCTGGCATTTCACATTGCCAGCCGCCCCCCCGGCAAGCGACAATATCTATCCATTGGCATTAGTTTTTCTAAACGAGCCCCGCATGCAAAACCGTCTGCCCCCGCTCAACGCCCTGCGCGCCTTTGAAGTGGCCGCCCGCCACCTCAGCTTTGCTGCCGCGGCACGCGAACTGCATGTCACCAATGCGGCGATCAGCCACCAGATCAAGTCGCTGGAAGAGGCACTGGGGGTGCAGCTGTTCATGCGGCAGAATAATCACATTCTGCTCACGGTCGCCGGTGAAACCTATCTGCCCAAGGTGCGGGAGGCCTTCCGTACCCTGCGCGAGAGCACCCATCAATTGCTGGGCATCCATTCGGTCACCTTGCGGCTGGCGGTACGCTCTGCGTTTTGCCTCATGTGGCTGCTGCCACGCCTGCCCCGCTTCTATGAGGCCTACCCCGGCATCCACCTTGATATCGAGAACGAGGTGGACCGCAATTACCTGCAATACGACCTGACCATCGACTACCGCCCGACCGGGGTGCCGGATTACAGCGTGCAGCAATTGCTTTCCACCCCGCTCTACCCGGTCTGCAGCCCGCAGTGGCGCGAGCAGTTGCAGCAGCCGGAAGACCTGATGCGGGTACCGGTGCTGCACGATCGCCCCTTGCAGGGCATGCCGGAGTATCCGGACTGGCAGCGCTGGCTGGCCGCCGCTGGCTGCTCGACCAACCTCAACCCGCAAGGGGTGACCTTTGCCACCGCCTTGATGTGCCAGCAAGCCGCAGTCGCGGGGCTGGGTGTGGCGCTGGGGCAACATGCACTGGTAGAGAGCGAGCTGGAAAGTGGGCGTCTGGTGCGAGCCTTGCCCGAATTGCAAGCCCCCATCCACCTGCCGTATTACCTGATTTCGCCGGTCACGGCAGATGAAAACCCGGGCATGGCGCCCTTCATGCGCTGGCTGACCGCTGAGGCAGCGCGTAGCCAGACCAGCCTGCCGGGCTGAGTTAGTTTTTCTAACTGATGGTATCTATTTTTCTCGTTTGACGCCCCTCCCCCCTCTACGGTCTGATAGTCCCCAGCCAAACCAAGATTGGCCGCACCAGAGGCAGGTCAGCCGCTACAGCCGACGGCCTCTCCATTCGCAGAAAAAAGGGGACCAAGATGACATTCAAGCCGGGAAAACTGCAGTGTCTGGTTGGGGCCGTGCTGGCCACCATGGCCTGCAGTGCTTTTGCCGAAGACGTGGAAGTGATGCACTGGTGGGTGACCGGCGGGGAAGGCGCTGCCGTTGCCAAGTTCAAAGAAGGCCTGAAAGCCAAAGGCTTTGACTGGAAGGACATGGCAGTAGGGGCTTCGGACGCCCAGCGTCTGTTGCTGAAGACCCGCATCCAGCAAGGCAACCCGCCAGAAGCCGCCCAGGTGCAGGAAGACATCTACGCCCACGCCCATGAACCGGACAAGCTGGCTAACCTGGACGAGGTCGCCAAAAAGGAAAACTGGGACAAGGTGCTGCCGCCGGTGGTACAGCGCTACGCCAAGGCAGGCACCGGTCACTATGTGGTGGTTCCGGCCACCATCCACCGCGAAAACGTGATGTGGATCAGCGTGGCCGCGCTGAAAAAACTGGGCGCCAGTGCCGCACCGAAAACCTGGGACGAGTACTTTGCGCTGGCCGAGAAAGCCAAGAAGGCCGGTATCATGCCGGTGGCCGGTGCCCGCACCTGGGCACTGGACCTGACCTTCCACCAGATTGCTTTCGGTACCATGGGTGGCGCGCAGTACAGCAAGGCCTTCTATGATGGCGACGATGCCGCCATGACCAGCCCGCAGATGATCAAGGCCTTCGAGATCTTCCGCAAGCTGAGCACCTACGCCGACAAGGGCACCGAGACCCGCCGCTGGAACGAGGCCACCTCGCTGGTGATTCAGGACAAGGCGCTGATGCTGATCATGGGCGACTGGGCCAAGGGCGAATTTGCCCAGGCCAAGAAGGCTCCGAACAAGGATTACTTGTGTGCCGCCGTGCCAGGTACCGAGAACGGCCACTACTTCCTGACCGACGCCTTCATTTTCTACAAGACCAACAAGAAGGATCTGACAGGCCAGATGGCGCTGGCGCAAACCATCCTGGACAAGAACGTGCAGGTGGGCTTCAGCGCCGCCAAGGGTTCGGTGCCGCCGCGTACCGACGCCGATGTCAGCAGCCTGGATGAGTGCGCACAGGACTCCTACGCCGACTACCTCGCCGGTGCCAAGAGCGGCAAGCTGGTGGGCTCACCCGACCTGTTCGTCCCGGCCGGTCGCTCCAATGCCTGGAACGATGTGATCCGTGCCTTCTGGGCCAACCCGGACATGAGCGCACAAGACGCGGTGAAGAAGATGGCGCAAGCCAGCAAGGCCAGCTGAGCCTGACTCACGCCCGGTGGTCTGCAGGCAGACCCTGGGCGTTTTTGTTTTTGCATTCAGGAGTTTTCCCTACATGTCGCCACCCTTATCCGGTGAGGTGGAAGCGCGTCCGCTGACTGACGCGCCGAATCCATCCGCCTGGAAACACCAGCTGGAAAAGTGGCTGCCGCAGATTGCCATCTCGCCGGCGCTCACCTTGTGCATTATTTTCTTCTACGGCCTGGCCGTCTGGGTCGGGATGATTTCCTTTACCGATTCCGCCGGCATGCCCAGTTACAACTGGGTGGGTTTCGACAAGTATGTCGCCCTGTGGAACGACGACTACTGGTGGGAAGCCGTCAAGCACCTGCTGGTGTTTGCGCCGCTGGCCGTGGGGCTGCCGCTGCTGCTCGGTGCCATTCTCGCCATCTTCCTGGATCAGAAGATCCGCTTCGAGGGCGGCTTTCGTACCATCTACCTCTACCCGCTGGCGCTGTCCTCGGTGGTAACCGGCACCATCTGGCGCTGGATGCTGGCGCCGGATACCGGCATTGAAGCCTGGCTGCACAGCATCGGCATGCAGAACGCTTCATTCGCCTGGCTGGTTGAATCCGACAAAGTGCTGTTTGCCCTGGCGATTGTGGCCATCTGGCAGTCCACCGGCTTTGTGATGGCGATGTTTGTGGCCGGGCTGCGCGGTATCGATGACTCCATCTTCAAGGCTGCCATGCTCGATGGCGCATCGCTGCCTCGTGTGTACTGGCGCATCATTCTGCCTATCTTGCGCCCGACCCTGTTCAGCGCCTTGCTGCTGTTGCTGCCTGCCGCGCTGAAATCGGCCGAACTGGTGATCGTGATGACCCAGGGGGGACCGGGCCAGTCCAGCACCCTGCCCGCCTACTATATGTATGACCGCTTCTTCACCCGCGCGCAGATGGGGCTGGGCTCTGCTTCCGGCATGATCATCATGATGATGTGCATTTCCATTGCCGTGCCGTATGTGATGATGGAGCTGAAACGGAGCCGCCATGAATAAGCCCCGTCTGACCGTCGGTCGCGTCTGTATCTACGCCTTCCTGGTACTGAGCGCACTGTTCTTTGCGCTGCCCACCTGGTTTGCTTTCATGGCCTCGTTCAAGACCTTGCCAGACCTGCAATCCGGCAATCTGTTCGGACTGCCCAATGGCTGGACCATCGCGCCGTGGAAGCGGGCCTGGCAGGAGGTCTGTACCGGCATCCAGGGCTGTACCGGCATGATGCCGTACTTCAAGAACTCGCTGATCGTGGTGATTCCGTCCACCCTGATCTCCACGCTGTGGGCCGGGTTCAATGGCTATGTGATCAGCAAGTGGAAGTTCCGTGGCAGTGAGTTCGTGTTCTTCCTGCTGCTGTTCGGCCTGTTCCTGCCGACGGTGATGTTCCTGTTCCCGCTGTCACTGATCCTGCACAAGCTGGGCATGTCCAGCTCGCTGCTGTCGCTGGTGCTGGTACATATCATCTACAGCCTGCCGCTGGCCCTGTACTTCCGCAACTACTTCAGCAGCTTCCCCGGAGAGCTGATCAAGGCGGCCCGTATTGACGGTGCCGGTCTGTTCACCATCTTCTGGCGCATCCTGCTGCCGTCGACCAAACCGATCTTCGTGGTGGTGCTGATCATGCAGTTCACCTCGATCTGGAACGAGTTCCTGTTTGCGCTGATCCTGGCCCCGTATGACCAGCAACTGGTCACCGTCGGCCTGACCAACCTCACCGGCTCGCAAATCGGCACCCCGGAAACCAATGTCTATATGGCCGCTGCACTGATGGTCGCCCTGCCGACCGTGCTGATCTATGTGGTGGCCGGCAAGTATTTTGTCCGCGGCCTCACCGCCGGGGCAGTAAAAGGATAATTCAACATGTCTGGACTGCAAATTCGTGATGTTCGCAAAGCCTACGGCAAACATGACATCCTCAAGGGCATCAACCTCACCGTCAACCACGGCGAGTTTGTCATCCTGGTCGGCTCCTCCGGCTGCGGCAAGTCCACCCTGCTCAACATGATCGCCGGTCTGGAAGACATCGAGCACGGCGAGATCCACATCGGCAGCCGCCGGGTCAACGACCTGAGCCCGAAGGACCGGGACATCGCCATGGTGTTCCAGTCCTATGCCCTCTACCCCGGCATGACGGTGCAAAAGAACATCGAGTTTGCGCTGGAAATGCGCAAGGTGCCGAAAGAAGAACGGGAAGCGGTGGTCAAACGGGTGGCCAAGACCCTGCAGATTGACCATCTGCTCGACCGTCGCCCCTCGCAGCTCTCCGGTGGCCAGCGCCAGCGGGTGGCAATGGGGCGTGCGCTGGCACGTAACCCGGCCATCTTTCTGTTCGACGAGCCGCTGTCCAATCTGGACGCCAAGCTACGCGTGGAGATGCGCAGCGAGATCAAGCAGCTGCACCAGCGCGTCGGTGCCACCATTGTCTACGTCACGCACGACCAGGTGGAAGCGATGACCCTGGGCGACCGTATTGCGGTAATGCGGGAAGGCCGCGTGCTGCAATACGGCACACCGGAAGAAATCTACAACCAGCCCAGCACCCTCTACGTAGCCGGTTTCATTGGCTCGCCGTCGATGAACTTCATCCCGGTCACCCTGCAGGAGATTGACGGACAGTGGACCTGCGATTTCGTGACCTCAGTCGGCGACCGCAAGCTGGTGGTCGGCCCGGTGCGGGACCGTCAATGGGACGGCAAGCAGGTGATTCTGGGCATCCGCCCGGAACACTTTCATGAGGCACGCAGCCTCAGCGAAGACCATCTGCCCTTGCCGATTGACCGGGTAGAGCCGACCGGGGCCGACACCTACATTTATGGCAGTGTCAACGGCGCCACCGTTGCCGCTCGCTTGTTGCCGCGCCAGATGAAGCACGGCACATCACGGCTCTCTCTACAGTTCGATTTGCCATCGCTCTCGTTTTTTGATCCGCAAACCGAACTGCGCATCACCCCTTAAGCCCAGGGGGACTTGACAGGCCACCCCTCGGGGTGGCCTTTTTTACATCCGGCGCCCGCGGTCTGCTGCAGCCGCTCCGCACTTGTTCATCGCCTGCTGCGCGACAGGATACGGGATACGGCGTTGCACCGGCGTTGGATTGCCTTGCACCCCGTAAGCGCTGCTTCCTCACCCCTTTTCGCCTGGTCTCCCCCTCGCCTGCGAGACGTTCAACCTGGCCTCAGCGCCCGGCACGCCCCGTGAGCAGCGGCCACGCCTGGCGCAGGTAGTAGACCATCGACCACAGGGTAAGCACCACCGCGATCACCAGCAGCCACTCGCCGGCCAGGCGGGTTGCCAGCCCCGGGATCAGCGGCAGGTCGTACAGCAAGGCGGTGATGGCGGCCATTTGCGCTGCGGTTTTCAGTTTGCCGACATAGGACACTGCCACGCTCTTGCGGGCACCCAGCTCGGCCATCCACTCGCGCAGGGCGGAGATGGTGATTTCACGGCCAATGATGATGGCGGCCAGCGCCGGGTCGGCGCGGTCCAGCTGCACCAGCATCACCAGTGCCGCGGCCACCATCAGCTTGTCCGCCACCGGGTCGAGGAAAGCACCAAAGGCGGAGGTCTGGTTCAGCGCTCGCGCCAGGTAGCCATCCAGCCAGTCGGTGACGGCGGCCAGCACGAAGAAACCGGTGGCCAGCAGGTTCTTGTCCGGCATGGAGAGCATGGTCAGCGGCAGGTAGTAGATGCCCATGAACAGCGGGATCAGGATGATGCGCAGCCAGGTCAGCAGGGTAGGCAGGTTCAGGGTCATGGGTGTAGTTGCCGGTAAATGCGTTCAGCCAGTGCGGCACCAATGCCGGGCACGGCGGCGATATCATCCTCGCTGGCGGCCAGCAAACCCTGCAGGCCACCAAACTGGGTCAGTAAACGTTGCCGGCGCTTGGCGCCGACGCCTTCGATCTCTTGCAATGAGGACTGGGTACGTGCCTTGCCGCGCCGCGCCCGATGTCCGGTAATAGCAAAGCGATGGGCTTCGTCACGGATCTGCTGGATCAGGTGCAGTGCCGGTGCATCGGTTGCCAGATTCAAGGTTAGGCCTTGTTGCGGCACAATCAAGGTTTCCAGGCCCGGTTTGCGCTCCACCCCCTTGGCAACCCCGACAATATCGAGGTCCGGCAGGCCCACTTCGTTCAGCACTTCCAGCGCCACATTCACCTGCCCCAGCCCGCCATCAATCAGCAGCAGGTCCGGCAGCCGGGCCTCTTCACCCGCCGCCTTGGCTGCTGCCAGTTTGCCATAACGGCGGGTCAGTGCCTGCCGCATGGCGGCGAAATCATCACCCGGCGTGATGTCGGTGATATTAAAGCGACGGTATTCGCCCGGTTGCATCGCCAGGCGGTCGTATACCACGCAGGAAGCCACGGTGGCCTCGCCCTGGGTATGGCTGATGTCAAAGCATTCGATGCGCGACACCGCCCCCAGGTTCAGCGCCTCGGTCAGGGCGGACAGCCGCTGGTCCTGCGCCGCGCGCGACAGCAACCGTTGCTGTAGTGCCAGGCGGGCGTTCTTTTCCGCCATCTGCAGCCAGACCCGCCGCTCGCCATTCGGGTTGCTGTTGAGTTTGACCTTGCGCCCGGCTTGCTGCGACAGCAGGTCGGCCAGCCCTTCGTCTTCCATCGGCTGGCTGAGCACAATCAGCGCCGGGGGCGGCAGCTCCAGATAGTGCTGCAGTACAAAGGCCTCCAGCACTTCGGCCTCGGTGGTGCCGTCGGACAGCGCGCCGGGGAACATCGCCTTGTCGCCCAGTTGCCGCCCACCGCGCACCATCACCAGATTGACACAGGCCATACCCTGCTCCACCACCACCGCGATGATGTCGGTATCAAGCTGGCTGGCGTTGCTGGAGACAAACTGCTTTTCCTGCACCGCCTGCAGCTGCTGGATCTGGTCACGCAGCACCGCGGCCTGCTCGTATTCAAAGGCTTCGGCGTGCGCCTGCATCTGCTGGGTGAGGCGCTCCACCACATCGCGCTGCTTGCCTTCCAGCAGCAGCCGCGCTGCATTCACATCGGTGGCGTAGTCTTCTGCACTGATCAGCCCGACGCACGGCCCGGAGCAGCGCTTGATCTGATACAGCAGGCAGGGCCGCGAACGGTTGCTGAATACACTGTCCTCACAGGTGCGCAGCCGGAAAATGCGTTGCAACAGGTGCACGCTTTCCCGCACCGCCCAGGCATTGGGGAACGGCCCGAAATACTGGTGCTGCTTGTCCACCCCACCGCGATAGGACGAGATGCGCGGGAAGGCATGGCCGCTGACCCGGATGTACGGGTAGCTTTTATCATCCCGAAACAGGATGTTGTATTTGGGGCGCAAACCCTTGATCAGGTTGTTTTCCAGCAGCAGCGCTTCGGCTTCGCTGCGGGTCACTGTCACCTCGATGCGTACCACCTGCGCCACCATCAGCCGGATGCGCGGCGAATGGTCGGTTTTCTGGAAGTACGAGGTCACCCGCCGCCGCAAGGCCTTAGCCTTGCCGACGTACAGCACGCTTCCGTCCGCCGCCAGCATGCGGTAGACCCCCGGCAGCAGCGGCAGGGTCTTCAGGAAGGACGGGATGTCAAAAGGTTCCATCAGGGCAGTTTGCGAAGTCGTGGGCGGATTCTATTACAAGATGGCGACGCCGCCCGCACAAGCTGCAACTTTTCCATGCATGATGACGTCTGAATGCCACGTCTGCACCACGGAATCCTCATGCTGCGTTACAGCCTGCTGTTGCTTTGCCTTGCCATGCCACTGCAATCCGCCACCCTGCCCGTACAGCGGCTGGATCAGCATGCGGCCTCTGGCCGGGTGCGTGCCGAAACGGTAGAGACCTCGCAAGGCTGCACTACCGTCACCCTGCGTTACCGCCAGCAGGTACTGCACAGCCAGGGCTGCTATGTGCTGTCCGGGCCAGACGCCTACTGGGCTGACCTGGATTTTGACCACCATGCTGATCTGTGGCTGCGGGGCTGCACCGATGGCCAATGCCGCAGCATCCGCTCCGAGGTCTGGCGCTTCCAGCCCGGCCGCCAGCGCTTGCAGTACGACGCCACCCTTTCCGCCCTGCCCAATCTGCGACTGGCACAGAACGAACATCGGCTGGAGTCCGGTATCGACAATGCCGGTTGCGCCGGGCAGGCTTTCCACTATGAACGTTACTGGCTGCCCAACGGGATATTGCGGCCCCTCTCTCGCCGGATACAGGAATGTCTGGCAGACGGCCGCATCCGTTATCAGGAGCACGCCTGGCAGGATGGCCGCTGGGTCACCACGCTCAGCCGCGAGGGTGCCCCCAGCGAGGCCGAGGAAGCCGCCCGCCGCAGCGGGGGCCTGCACACCCTGCCCTGAGCCCTTCGCCACAGTGTAAAATGCCAGCCCGGTATCACCCTCATCAGGAAACAACAGCCCATGTGGTTCAAGAATCTGCAGCTCTACCGCCTCTCCACCCCGTTCACCCTCAGCGCAGAAGCCCTGGCCGAACAGATGGCCGCCCGCGCCTTCAGCGGCTGCACCCGGCTGGACCGCAGCCATAGCGGCTGGGCTGAACCTTACGGGCTGGATGAGCTGGTGGTGGCTGGCGGTGGCGCGCTGTGGTTCTCGCTGAAGAATGAGGACAAGCTGCTGCCGTCCAGCGTGGTCAACCAGACGCTGGCGGACAAAATGGCGCATATTGAGGCCACCGAGGCACGCCGAGTCGGCCGCAAGGAAAAACAGACGCTGAAAGAGCAAATCGAGGACGAGCTGCTGCCGCGCGCCTTCAGCCGCTTCAGCCGCACCCACGCGGTGCTGGACCCGGAGAGTGGCTGGCTGCTGGTCGACGCCGCCAACGCAGGCAAGGCCGAAGGGGTGATCAGCGCCCTGTTGCAAGCGGTAGAAGGGGTAAGGCTGGAACGACCGGATGCCGCGCAATCCCCGGCCAGCAAGATGGCCGACCTGCTGCTCACCCCTGCCGAAGAGCAGGAGCTGCAATTGTTCCAGCTGGACAGCGATTGCGAGCTGAAAGGCGCGGGGGACACACAGAGCGTGGTGCGCTTTGCCCGCCACAACCTGTCGCTGCCGGAAGTAGCCGCGCACCTGGCCACCGGCAAGCAGCCGGTCAAACTGGGCTTGCAATGGCAGAACCGGGTGAGCTTTGTACTGACCGAGGATTGGCAGGTGCGCCGCATCAAGTTCCTCGATCTGGTGCAGGATCAGGTGACCGACAGCCATGCCGACGACCAGCGCGCGCTGATCGAAGCCACCCTCACCATCCAGATCGCCGAGCTGCGTGGCTTGCTGACGGACCTAATGGCCTGGCTGGGAGAGGCCGCAGAAACACCGGCAAGCGCCTGATTCTGGACTATACTGGCCCCATGGAACCACCCACCCTCTCCATCCGGCGAACCCTGCTGTTGCTGGCGGGTTTGCTGCTTGCTGGTATAGCCCATGCTGATCGGCCTGTGCTGAAAGTGCTGTTCGGCGTGCACAAACCGCCTTACATTCATGAGCCCAACCGCTCGGGCCTGGATTACGAGATCGTCAACCAGGCTGTGCAGCTGATGGGCTACCAGCTGCAGGCGGACTTCACCCCGCCTGCGCGAGGCGTGCTGCTGTTCAAGAATGCGGACATTGATGCGCTGGCCACCATGCGGGAGAGCAGCGGGCTGGAGGGGGCGTACTCCGACGCTTACATCAGCTATCAGAATGTCGCCACCGTGCTGGCCAAGCGGGGTATCGTCCTCAACAACATTGAAGATCTGGCGGGCTACAGTGTGGCCGCCTTCCAGAATGCCAAGCTCAATCTGGGCGAGCGCTACCGCAACGCGGTGGACAAATCACCCTCCTATCAGGAGGTCTCACCCCAGGTAATCCAGAACAAGCTGCTCTACAGTGGTCGGGTAGACGTGGTGATTGGTGACCGGCTGATCTTCCGTTACTTCAACCAGGAAGCCGCCAGCCTGGTCGATGTCAAACAGCCTATCCAGCAATTTGCCCTGTTTCCGCCCACCGAATACAAGGTCCTGTTCCGCGACCCGGCCATGCGGGACCGCTTCAACAATGCCTTGCGTGCCCTCAAGGCACGCGGCACCTACCGTGAGATCGAGCAAAAATACCTGGATAATCAGAGCAGCGGCACCGCCCCGCAATAAGCAGTGCCGTCGCACCTGAAGCGGGTCTGACGGGCCTTGAGGCTTGGGGTGCGTCAACGCCCCGCCAGCGGTCTGTCCCTTAAACCGCGTCTTCGTTCTGCTCACCGGTGCGGATGCGCACCACCTGCTCCACCGGCATCACGAAAATCTTGCCATCACCAATCTTGCCGGTGCGTGCCGCCTTGGTGATGGCATCAATGGCAGCGTCCACCAGTTCGTCTGCAATCACCATCTCCAGCTTCACCTTGGGCAGGAAATCCACCACATATTCGGCACCGCGATACAGCTCGGTATGACCTTTCTGCCGGCCAAAACCCTTGACCTCGCTCACCGTCATGCCGGTGATGCCGACTTCGGACAGCGCCTCGCGCACTTCGTCCAGTTTGAACGGCTTGATGATGGCGTCAATCTTCTTCATGTGTACTCCCGTTTCAGGTCATTTGCATTCGGTTTACCAGCCGAGGCGGCGACGCCAGGCGGACAGCAAGGATAATTGCGGCCACGGCACCGGCTCACCCGGCGCACGTTGCTGCAGGCGGCGGCGCTCCAGCCCCAGTCGCAGCATGTTCAGCAAGGCCCAGCCCACCAGTGCCAGCGCCGGGATCGCCACCGCATGCGCCAGCCAGGCCGGCAGCCAGCCTTGTTGCCGCAGCCCTTGCGCCAGCCAGGCGAAGAACAGGCCCAGCGTCAACCGCGCCAGCAGCCCGCCCGACACCCGCCGGATCAGTTCATCGAGCAGGGGCTCTGCCTCACTACGCATGTCATTGCCATGATTTATTTTAGGCATGGTCACCACAGTTTGCCGTGCGGCAGCTAGAATAAACAGCATGTTCACCTCACATCATAGCAAGAGCGCGGCAGTGGCTACAGCCCCCGCGCATCCGGTCCTGCAACAGGCACTCACCCAGCTCGGGCAGCAGCTGCTCGGCAAGCCGCAGCAGATTCGTCTGGCGCTGGCCTGTTTGCTGGCGCGCGGCCACCTGCTACTGGAGGACGTGCCCGGTGTCGGCAAGACCACACTGGCGCACGCGCTGGCACAAACGCTGGGCCTTGGTTATCAGCGGGTGCAATTCACCAGCGACCTGCTGCCCGCCGACCTGATCGGCATCTCCATCTATGTGCGGGAAACCGGCCAGTTCGAGTTTCACCGTGGTCCACTGTTCAGTCAGCTGGTGCTGGCGGACGAGATCAACCGCGCCAGTCCCAAGGCGCAGAGCGCCTTGCTGGAAGCGATGGCCGAGCGGCAGGTGACGCATGATGGCACCACCTATGCGCTGCCCGATCCCTTCTTCGTCATCGCCACGCAAAACCCGCTGACCCAGATCGGCACCCATCCGCTGCCCGAATCGCAGCTGGACCGCTTCACCCTGCGCCTGTCGCTGGGCTACCCGGACGCCCGCTTCGAGAAGGCCCTCTACCAGGGCCAGCGCATGGCTGAGGTGCAGCAGGCGCTAAGCATCGAGCAGGTGCGCGCCTTGCAGGCAGACGCCAGCGCGGTGCATGCCGCCGATCCGTTGATCGACTACGTGATGGCCCTGGTACACGCCACCCGTGACCCGCAGCGCTTCCAGTATGGCCTGTCGCCCCGCGCTGGCCTCGCCCTGCTGGCGGTCGCGCGCAGCTGGGCCTTGCTGGCCGGGCGCGACATGGTGTTGCCGGAGGATGTGCAGGCGGTGTTCCCGCATGTGGCAGCGCACCGCCTGCAAGCGGCCAGCGGCGCAGGCGCCAGCCTGCAGCAGGTTTCGCAACTGCTGCTCGACATCCCCTTGCCCTGAGCCGGCATGTCTGCCGTTTCTGCCTCCAGCCTGACCCCGCTGGGCCGTATCCGCCAGTGGCTGAGCCGCCCGCACCTGCCGGTCAACGGGGTGCTGCAGCTGGACCGCCGCCGCCTGTACATCCTGCCCACCTTGCACGGTCTGGTCTTTGCCGTGCTGTTGTTGACCATGCTGCTGACCGCGCTCAACTACATGCTCAACCTCGGCTTGCTGCTTACCTTTGCGCTGACCGGGCTGGGCTTTGCCGTGATGTGGCATGCCTACCGCAATCTGCTGGGGGTGGAATTACGCGCCGGGGAAGCCGAGCCGGTATTCCTGGGGCAAACCGCCTGGCTGCCGGTTACGCTCAGCATCCCGGCAGGGTATGCCCGCTTTGGGCTGGAACTGCACTGTCGCGACCAGCACGCCGCTGCGATTGACCTGCCTGCTGGTGGCAGCGTCCACGCCCTGCTGCCGTGGCAACCCGTGCGCAGGGGGTGGATTACCTTGCCCCGGCAGACCATCACCAGCCGCTTTCCACTCGCCCTGTTTCGTTGCTGGAGCTATAGCGACCTGCCGCTGCGGGTACTGGTCTATCCACAGCCAGA is a genomic window of Leeia aquatica containing:
- a CDS encoding AAA family ATPase — translated: MFTSHHSKSAAVATAPAHPVLQQALTQLGQQLLGKPQQIRLALACLLARGHLLLEDVPGVGKTTLAHALAQTLGLGYQRVQFTSDLLPADLIGISIYVRETGQFEFHRGPLFSQLVLADEINRASPKAQSALLEAMAERQVTHDGTTYALPDPFFVIATQNPLTQIGTHPLPESQLDRFTLRLSLGYPDARFEKALYQGQRMAEVQQALSIEQVRALQADASAVHAADPLIDYVMALVHATRDPQRFQYGLSPRAGLALLAVARSWALLAGRDMVLPEDVQAVFPHVAAHRLQAASGAGASLQQVSQLLLDIPLP
- a CDS encoding DUF58 domain-containing protein, with the translated sequence MSAVSASSLTPLGRIRQWLSRPHLPVNGVLQLDRRRLYILPTLHGLVFAVLLLTMLLTALNYMLNLGLLLTFALTGLGFAVMWHAYRNLLGVELRAGEAEPVFLGQTAWLPVTLSIPAGYARFGLELHCRDQHAAAIDLPAGGSVHALLPWQPVRRGWITLPRQTITSRFPLALFRCWSYSDLPLRVLVYPQPEADAPAAPASTQPDEQSSASRLDDDHPDQLRPYRPGDPLRSIAWKHSARLDSWLTRVGQQGERLERWLDWHTLPSGLSDEARLSRLTRWVLRAEQEEIDYGLRLPGQEVPLGHGPAQLRQCLEALATWGQP